From the genome of Vicia villosa cultivar HV-30 ecotype Madison, WI linkage group LG2, Vvil1.0, whole genome shotgun sequence, one region includes:
- the LOC131651467 gene encoding uncharacterized protein LOC131651467 — protein sequence MYVVWKKLQRLQHVIRKLSRPYKGITQQIEKAKEHLKVDKTNIINDRMNMHLIERAKACIIEVINIEEQLHKQKSKVEWLRLGDGNNAYFHASLKSKRKKNNIRNIMNEIGTMLFDQKEIEEEVRKLYSNLVGTATTNLNNIDILEMRSGKQITIKQSDLLTTSIIEEEIFNNLKGISDLSAPRIDAFGSKFFKATWEITNKRS from the coding sequence ATGTATGTTGTTTGGAAAAAGCTCCAAAGACTCCAACATGTTATAAGGAAGCTAAGCAGGCCTTACAAGGGTATTACTCAGCAAATTGAAAAAGCTAAAGAGCATCTCAAGGTAGATAAAACCAATATTATTAATGATAGGATGAATATGCATTTAATTGAGAGAGCTAAGGCTTGCATCATTGAGGTTATCAATATAGAGGAGCAACTTCATAAGCAAAAATCCAAAGTTGAGTGGCTGAGGCTGGGAGATGGCAACAATGCCTACTTCCATGCCTCTTTGAAATCCaagaggaagaaaaataatataagAAACATTATGAATGAAATAGGTACTATGCTTTTTGATCAGAAAGAGATAGAAGAGGAAGTTCGTAAGTTATATTCTAACTTGGTTGGCACTGCAACAACTAATTTGAATAACATTGATATTCTGGAAATGAGATCTGGTAAACAAATTACTATTAAACAAAGTGACTTATTGACAACTTCAATTATTGAGGAAGAGATTttcaacaatttaaaaggaataaGTGACCTGTCAGCCCCGAGAATAGATGCCTTTGGTTCCAAATTTTTTAAAGCTACCTGGGAGATTACCAATAAGAGGTCATGA